Proteins from a genomic interval of Trichoderma breve strain T069 chromosome 2, whole genome shotgun sequence:
- a CDS encoding ER lumen protein retaining receptor domain-containing protein, translating into MGAWNIFRLLGDIVHMLSKGILIFSIHRNRSAEGVSLITQGLYAVVFCTRYLDLFREQSAWNAIFKVTYIVTSFYILGVMQWVFPRSREREISWKLGAIILFGSLALSPFAMLIFEKKFRWGFLTWMWSFSEILESVAVLPQLLLLRQTTVPTVIDSFYLLALGSYRAFYCINWFIRELDVNDRAPDAIAVIFGIIQTAFYIDFAWVYYTRQRVKLRGGGVVDADDLSRGWFLHRIFGKNTHATDDEESNVAGNGGGRARWGSRGISVSADEGVLDTGRHDDDDDEIHGVVDPDAKMRDPDDLAKAMDDDDDEEDTPLRGGSSSRSNNTPPGIRSGDEWDD; encoded by the exons ATGGGAGCTTGGAAT ATCTTTCGCCTCTTGGGCGACATCGTCCACATGCTCTCCAAGGGCATTCtaatcttctccatccacaGAAACCGCAGCGCAGAGGGAGTGTCCCTCATCACACAAGGCCTCTACGCCGTCGTCTTCTGTACGCGATACCTCGATCTATTCAGAGAACAGTCGGCATGGAACGCGATATTCAAAGTAACATACATTGTCACATCTTTCTACATCCTCGGCGTTATGCAGTGGGTATTCCCCCGCTCTCGAGAGCGTGAGATCTCCTGGAAGCTTGGCGCCATTATCCTCTTTGGCTCTCTTGCTCTGTCTCCCTTTGCAATGTTGATTTTCGAAAAGAAATTCCGTTGGGGATTCCTGACT TGGATGTGGTCCTTCTCAGAAATCCTAGAATCCGTGGCCGTTCTTCCGCAGCTATTGCTGTTGAGACAGACCACTGTTCCGACTGTAATCGACTCGTTCTACCTTTTGGCATTGGGATCTTACCGGGCCTTTTACTGCATAAACTGGTTCATTCGGGAACTCGATGTCAATGACAGGGCGCCTGATGCCATTGCCGTTATTTTTGGCATTATCCAGACTGCCTTCTATATAGACTTCGCTTGGGTCTACTACACACGACAGCGAGTTAAGCttcgcggcggcggcgtggtTGATGCTGACGATTTGAGCCGGGGATGGTTCTTACACCGTATCTTCGGCAAGAACACTCATGCTaccgacgacgaagagagCAATGTGGCAGGCAACGGTGGCGGTCGCGCGAGGTGGGGATCTCGCGGCATCTCTGTCAGTGCCGACGAAGGTGTTTTGGACACTGGTCgacatgatgacgacgacgacgaaattCACGGAGTGGTGGACCCCGATGCCAAGATGCGCGACCCCGATgacctggccaaggccatggacgacgacgacgatgaggaggataCACCACTGCGTGGCGGGAGCTCCTCTCGCTCGAACAACACGCCGCCAGGTATCCGGAGTGGAGACGAATGGGACGATTGA